From Elusimicrobiaceae bacterium, one genomic window encodes:
- the miaA gene encoding tRNA (adenosine(37)-N6)-dimethylallyltransferase MiaA: MKHIVIAGPTASGKTELSLVLARKLNTEIISADSRQVFRKLTVGTAKPQGHWQNGKYWVNGVAYHLVDFLEPAASFDVSSFCNRSQKLTDGTPDKPFIFAGGTGMYIHAHFVGLDPLPPSSPALRAELTAFAEKNGKEALHERLAHLDPVSAAQIPAGNIQRVMRALEICLLSGQAASGLKSGNFFGQFPSEKALLVYLNWDKDILNKRIEKRTQEMLNPMAEETRALLASGAEEDCNGLKSLGYPQILQWLKGEKSKEETLEKIITLTRQYAKRQRTWFNRYKNALRVDLCTAQDFDVEKITDKILEEYN; the protein is encoded by the coding sequence ATGAAACACATAGTGATAGCAGGCCCCACCGCCAGCGGAAAAACGGAACTGTCCCTTGTTTTAGCACGTAAATTAAATACGGAAATCATCTCTGCCGACTCTAGGCAAGTTTTCCGCAAACTCACCGTCGGTACCGCAAAACCGCAAGGCCATTGGCAAAACGGAAAATATTGGGTAAACGGGGTTGCTTATCACTTGGTAGATTTTTTAGAGCCTGCGGCAAGTTTTGATGTTTCTTCGTTTTGTAATCGCTCCCAAAAGTTGACGGACGGCACGCCCGATAAACCCTTTATTTTTGCAGGCGGTACGGGTATGTATATTCATGCACATTTCGTGGGGTTGGACCCACTTCCCCCCTCATCCCCTGCCTTACGCGCTGAACTCACAGCCTTTGCCGAAAAAAATGGCAAAGAGGCCCTGCATGAACGCCTTGCCCACTTAGACCCTGTTTCTGCCGCACAAATCCCCGCAGGAAACATTCAACGTGTCATGCGCGCGCTGGAAATCTGCCTGCTCTCGGGCCAAGCGGCCTCTGGCTTAAAATCGGGCAATTTCTTTGGTCAATTCCCTTCAGAAAAAGCACTTCTTGTGTATTTGAATTGGGATAAAGATATTTTAAATAAACGCATCGAAAAAAGAACTCAAGAAATGCTAAATCCTATGGCGGAAGAAACGAGGGCACTGCTTGCCAGCGGAGCGGAAGAAGACTGCAATGGCCTAAAAAGTTTGGGCTATCCTCAAATTTTACAGTGGCTCAAAGGTGAAAAGAGTAAAGAAGAAACATTGGAAAAAATTATCACGCTCACGCGTCAATATGCTAAGCGCCAGCGCACGTGGTTTAACAGATATAAAAATGCCCTGCGCGTAGATCTTTGTACCGCGCAGGACTTTGACGTAGAAAAAATTACGGATAAAATTTTAGAAGAGTATAATTAA
- the plsY gene encoding glycerol-3-phosphate 1-O-acyltransferase PlsY encodes MMIKVLLLALFSYLLGAVPTGYLIARRVMGIDIREHGSGNPGAANVYRTVGKWAGITTFLIDGLKGFIPVSLVLHVFPGEYWQAILCGTIAILGHMWTIYLKFRGGKGVATSAGVFAALLPIPTALAFTAFVICVALWGRISIGSIAACLVLPISGYFIGHHSITVDIMSTAIGLLVIYKHVPNIKRLLAKKELAFEDGSKKRKNENK; translated from the coding sequence ATGATGATAAAAGTACTCTTATTGGCGTTGTTTAGTTATTTACTCGGTGCCGTACCTACCGGCTACCTGATTGCCCGCAGAGTGATGGGCATTGATATCCGTGAACACGGTTCTGGCAATCCCGGTGCAGCTAACGTTTACCGTACAGTGGGTAAATGGGCCGGCATTACTACTTTTTTGATTGACGGATTAAAAGGGTTTATTCCTGTCAGCCTTGTCTTACATGTGTTCCCCGGAGAATATTGGCAAGCCATTTTGTGCGGTACGATTGCCATTTTAGGCCACATGTGGACTATTTACCTTAAATTTCGCGGTGGAAAAGGCGTAGCCACCTCTGCCGGTGTGTTTGCGGCTTTACTTCCGATTCCGACCGCATTGGCATTTACGGCTTTTGTCATTTGTGTGGCCTTGTGGGGACGTATCTCTATCGGCTCTATCGCGGCATGCTTAGTCTTGCCCATCAGCGGATATTTTATTGGTCATCACAGCATCACCGTAGATATTATGTCTACGGCTATCGGGCTCTTGGTCATCTATAAACACGTACCCAATATCAAACGTCTCTTGGCCAAAAAAGAACTGGCTTTTGAAGACGGCTCTAAAAAAAGAAAAAATGAAAATAAATAA
- a CDS encoding integration host factor subunit beta, with translation MNKDDVIRHLSRHVLDKKQAKISVDKVFEIIKHGLKRDGKVVISNFGTFHLKTARPVQRHNPKTGEKVQVPAKQKVRFKPSANLLSK, from the coding sequence ATGAATAAAGATGATGTAATCAGACACCTGAGCCGACACGTGTTGGATAAAAAACAGGCCAAAATCTCTGTAGACAAAGTGTTTGAGATTATCAAACATGGCCTCAAGCGCGACGGTAAGGTGGTGATTAGCAACTTTGGCACCTTTCATTTAAAAACAGCACGCCCCGTTCAACGACACAACCCCAAAACCGGTGAAAAGGTGCAAGTGCCTGCCAAACAAAAGGTACGTTTCAAACCATCGGCTAATTTACTGAGCAAATAA
- the hflX gene encoding GTPase HflX has translation MEKVILIGASLKTDFTHSHTLEELARLAETAGGQVCAAYHVRVQNFNAATLIGTGKLHEIAAECESREIDSVIFDEEITPAQQKNLEDILPSKVIDRTRLILDIFAQRARTQEGKLQVELAQLNYLLPRLSGKGAAMMQQKGGIGMRGPGERKLEYDRRRLRARISRLEQEIEQVKKERSLRREKRQRVPLPQIALIGYTNAGKSTLLNSLTQEQAVYADDKLFATLDPTTRRVPMKGGGQMLFTDTVGFIQKLPHSLVSAFRATLEETAFADVLLHVHDSASEEREIQSQTVHQILNDLQASRLPVIDVFNKTDLLPPQRLQALKKAYPQAIFISAQKAKGLNQLLKSVEKALKTKWKVRPLQLSAKQADLIGQIYTRSLVLSSTTTQDGGLKLKIMATDGNYAELLKKTTAP, from the coding sequence ATGGAAAAAGTGATTCTTATCGGGGCAAGTTTAAAAACGGATTTTACCCACTCTCACACATTAGAAGAATTGGCGCGCTTAGCCGAAACTGCCGGCGGACAAGTGTGCGCCGCTTACCATGTGCGCGTGCAAAACTTCAATGCCGCCACCTTAATCGGCACAGGCAAACTGCACGAAATTGCCGCCGAGTGCGAGAGCCGAGAAATAGACTCCGTTATCTTTGATGAAGAAATCACCCCCGCCCAACAAAAAAATTTAGAAGATATTTTACCCTCCAAAGTGATAGACCGCACGCGCCTGATTTTGGACATTTTTGCCCAACGTGCCCGCACGCAGGAAGGTAAACTGCAGGTAGAGTTGGCCCAGCTAAACTATTTACTTCCGCGCCTAAGCGGTAAAGGGGCCGCCATGATGCAACAGAAGGGCGGCATCGGTATGCGCGGACCGGGAGAACGCAAACTGGAATATGACCGCCGTCGTCTGCGCGCGCGCATCAGCCGCTTAGAGCAAGAAATAGAACAAGTAAAAAAAGAGCGTTCCCTACGCCGCGAAAAACGCCAACGTGTACCTCTGCCGCAGATTGCCCTCATCGGCTACACCAATGCCGGCAAAAGCACCTTGCTTAATAGCCTGACTCAAGAGCAAGCCGTCTATGCCGATGATAAACTCTTTGCCACGTTAGACCCTACCACCCGTCGCGTGCCCATGAAAGGCGGCGGCCAAATGTTATTTACTGATACGGTAGGATTTATCCAAAAACTTCCTCACTCTTTGGTTTCCGCTTTTCGGGCTACCTTAGAAGAAACGGCCTTTGCCGATGTACTGCTGCATGTGCATGACAGTGCCAGCGAAGAAAGAGAAATCCAAAGTCAGACGGTGCATCAAATTTTAAACGACTTGCAGGCTTCTCGCCTACCGGTTATTGACGTATTTAACAAAACAGATTTGCTGCCTCCCCAACGTTTGCAAGCATTAAAAAAGGCCTATCCACAAGCCATTTTTATCAGTGCACAAAAGGCCAAAGGGCTAAACCAACTGCTTAAATCCGTAGAAAAAGCACTTAAAACAAAATGGAAAGTCCGCCCCTTGCAACTCAGTGCAAAACAGGCGGACCTGATTGGACAAATCTACACGCGCTCTTTGGTGCTCTCATCTACCACCACACAAGACGGCGGTCTTAAACTAAAAATAATGGCCACAGACGGCAACTACGCAGAACTACTCAAAAAAACTACCGCGCCATAG
- a CDS encoding PilZ domain-containing protein, with translation MTTKKTFSEKRKHRRMPVISNLIEPVNLYYKTQDGKETSLVAILADLSASGMRMISFLGAPLADHFSISLQLPGVEKMEIQARTAWLKQKENVFTVGIEFTDMKPENAAIISAMADDFNDCDTRVLLRLPEVCVGTCKACRICNKIQKDETLFED, from the coding sequence ATGACTACTAAAAAAACTTTTTCTGAAAAACGCAAACATCGTCGCATGCCGGTTATTAGCAATCTAATTGAGCCGGTGAATTTGTATTACAAAACCCAAGACGGAAAAGAAACTTCCCTCGTGGCTATTTTGGCTGACCTATCTGCTTCCGGTATGCGTATGATTAGTTTTTTGGGCGCGCCGTTGGCGGATCATTTTTCTATCAGTTTACAACTTCCCGGTGTAGAAAAGATGGAAATTCAGGCTCGCACCGCTTGGCTTAAACAAAAAGAGAATGTTTTTACCGTTGGCATTGAATTTACGGATATGAAACCGGAAAATGCCGCTATCATCAGTGCAATGGCTGACGATTTTAACGACTGTGACACACGCGTTCTTTTGCGCTTGCCGGAAGTATGCGTAGGCACGTGCAAAGCCTGCCGCATCTGCAATAAAATTCAAAAAGATGAAACTTTGTTTGAAGATTAA
- a CDS encoding NAD(P)-dependent glycerol-3-phosphate dehydrogenase — MKINKITVFGAGIWGSVIAQHLARNGYKVSLWEYNQQLLNVLKTIGRHPNIPNFKIHDNIALTGDVAEATEDTDMIVFVISSKAIRAFCREQLKPLLNGRVLPVVSASKGIEDKSFKTICEIIEEELPQLKDRVLAFTGPSFALEVAQNVPTKIMLAGKDAVLVDEIRQVFDADPIIIVPSSDRRGAEYGGAIKNVLAIGCGVIDGIRDGANSKAALITQALEEMNDIIVSQGGQNSTVYSLAGFGDAILTGMSAISRNRRLGEKLGAGLSLTEAQKEVGTIAEGVNSVQSVYDISCKNNLNTPIIHAIWQIVCQGARPHALLQAMGFVNRGDK, encoded by the coding sequence ATGAAAATAAATAAAATTACAGTTTTCGGTGCCGGCATTTGGGGCAGCGTGATTGCCCAACACTTAGCCAGAAACGGCTATAAGGTAAGTTTGTGGGAATATAACCAACAACTGCTCAATGTGCTTAAAACCATCGGCCGCCACCCGAATATTCCTAATTTTAAGATTCATGACAATATCGCTCTTACCGGCGATGTGGCTGAGGCGACGGAAGATACGGACATGATCGTTTTTGTCATATCTTCTAAGGCCATTCGGGCCTTTTGCCGGGAGCAATTAAAACCCTTACTCAACGGCAGAGTGTTGCCCGTTGTCAGTGCATCTAAAGGGATTGAAGATAAAAGTTTTAAAACCATTTGTGAAATCATTGAGGAAGAATTACCTCAACTCAAAGACCGCGTCTTGGCCTTTACCGGTCCGAGTTTTGCTTTGGAAGTGGCTCAAAATGTACCCACCAAAATTATGCTCGCCGGCAAAGATGCCGTATTGGTGGACGAAATACGCCAAGTGTTTGACGCAGACCCGATTATTATCGTACCCAGCTCCGACAGACGCGGAGCCGAGTATGGCGGTGCAATTAAAAACGTGTTGGCTATCGGTTGTGGCGTGATTGACGGTATTAGAGACGGTGCCAATTCCAAAGCGGCCCTGATTACCCAAGCCTTAGAAGAAATGAACGATATTATCGTCAGTCAGGGCGGACAAAATAGTACCGTATACAGTTTAGCCGGATTTGGTGATGCTATTTTGACGGGTATGTCTGCCATTTCCCGTAATCGCCGCTTGGGTGAAAAATTAGGCGCCGGTCTTTCTTTGACGGAAGCACAAAAAGAAGTGGGAACTATTGCAGAAGGGGTAAACTCTGTACAAAGTGTGTATGATATTTCTTGCAAGAACAATTTAAACACCCCCATCATTCACGCTATTTGGCAAATCGTCTGTCAAGGTGCTCGTCCGCATGCACTCTTGCAAGCGATGGGTTTTGTTAATCGTGGTGACAAATAA
- a CDS encoding trypsin-like serine protease, which translates to MLKNFLLLLFLLSTFPIWAEERPTAFETEDFVTQSLLWVQNSRENGKCHAVRILPKWYLTAAHCVNPICNKECILTFDLTKGNLQASARVKHTASDAKVFVPREYVPRNSKSVRYDVALIRFDPKEVQYSFYDAKEKEYIDKEVFLQKLKLSENADQRYQWQELANARPKLLTINAARHLLDPLAVPTIQPDGIYYQESFTNDFYYFTELRHFIGTNFGVVQGMSGGGVVVPNGDIVGIVSGKIGSTTQLTLYDANDKPVGSIPYSSDYFLFTPFSRSNVNFIRATIASSQESSGPSPRFVAIAGQTAELTQVKPEEVFGNMSADEIADVPMAR; encoded by the coding sequence ATGTTAAAAAATTTTTTATTGTTATTATTTTTACTCAGCACTTTTCCCATCTGGGCAGAGGAGCGCCCCACTGCTTTTGAGACTGAAGATTTTGTCACTCAAAGTTTGCTTTGGGTACAAAACTCCAGAGAAAACGGTAAATGTCATGCAGTGCGCATTTTACCTAAGTGGTATTTAACGGCTGCGCATTGTGTAAATCCAATTTGCAATAAAGAATGTATTTTAACATTTGATTTAACGAAAGGAAACTTGCAGGCTTCGGCGCGGGTTAAGCATACGGCCTCTGATGCCAAAGTTTTTGTACCGAGAGAGTATGTACCCAGAAACAGTAAAAGCGTGCGATATGATGTGGCGCTGATTCGCTTTGATCCCAAAGAGGTGCAATATTCTTTTTATGATGCGAAAGAAAAAGAATATATAGACAAAGAAGTTTTTTTGCAAAAATTAAAACTTTCTGAAAATGCCGATCAACGCTACCAATGGCAAGAGTTAGCTAATGCGCGCCCAAAACTTTTAACCATCAATGCCGCCAGACATCTTTTGGACCCTTTGGCGGTGCCTACCATACAACCGGATGGTATTTATTATCAGGAAAGTTTTACCAATGATTTTTATTATTTTACGGAACTTCGCCATTTTATCGGAACTAATTTTGGTGTGGTTCAGGGTATGAGTGGTGGCGGTGTCGTAGTGCCGAACGGAGATATTGTGGGTATTGTGTCAGGCAAAATCGGCAGTACCACACAACTCACTTTATACGATGCCAACGATAAACCAGTCGGTTCTATCCCTTATTCGTCAGATTATTTTCTTTTTACACCGTTTAGTCGCAGTAATGTAAATTTTATTCGCGCAACGATTGCCTCTTCTCAAGAATCATCCGGCCCCAGCCCGCGTTTTGTAGCAATTGCAGGACAAACGGCAGAACTTACACAAGTAAAGCCCGAAGAAGTATTTGGCAATATGTCGGCAGATGAAATAGCCGATGTGCCTATGGCGCGGTAG